One region of Trinickia violacea genomic DNA includes:
- a CDS encoding MraY family glycosyltransferase, with protein sequence MPIYLNWLPSWTAVLFVAVMAALVCAAILGALLKTGLAWRLATDIPNDRSLHVRPTPRVGGWGIVPVCIAAIAWVAPGLWLVAACALVLAAVSQIDDRRGLPARVRFAAHFAAVVALLAVYPAATPWWALACIAFLMLWLVNLYNFMDGADGLAGGMALFGFGGYALAALMSAHPAPELALACAAVVGAAAGFLLFNFHPARIFLGDAGSIPLGFLAGALGYWGWREGTWPIWFPAMAFAPFIGDASVTLARRLARGEKFWQAHREHYYQRMVRSGMGHARTAQCWYAVMLVGIMLALWALDRSIALQWSLVSVWVVILVLIGAAIDVRWRRFQTTVSEQPEV encoded by the coding sequence ATGCCCATTTACCTCAACTGGCTACCTTCCTGGACTGCGGTTTTGTTCGTTGCCGTGATGGCGGCGCTCGTGTGCGCCGCCATCCTTGGGGCGCTCTTGAAAACCGGGCTGGCCTGGCGTCTTGCCACCGACATCCCGAACGATCGCTCGCTCCACGTGCGCCCGACGCCGCGAGTGGGCGGGTGGGGCATCGTTCCGGTATGCATCGCGGCGATCGCTTGGGTGGCGCCCGGGCTGTGGCTCGTAGCCGCCTGTGCGCTCGTCCTCGCCGCCGTATCGCAGATCGACGACCGGCGGGGCCTGCCGGCGCGGGTGCGCTTTGCCGCGCACTTTGCCGCGGTCGTGGCATTGCTCGCGGTCTATCCGGCAGCGACGCCTTGGTGGGCGCTCGCCTGCATCGCGTTTCTTATGCTATGGCTGGTCAATCTTTACAACTTCATGGACGGCGCCGATGGTCTGGCGGGCGGCATGGCGCTGTTCGGATTCGGGGGCTATGCGCTGGCGGCGCTGATGAGCGCGCATCCCGCGCCCGAGTTGGCGCTGGCTTGTGCGGCCGTGGTCGGGGCAGCGGCGGGGTTTCTGCTTTTCAATTTCCATCCCGCGCGAATTTTTCTCGGCGATGCGGGATCGATCCCTTTGGGGTTTCTCGCCGGCGCCCTCGGCTATTGGGGCTGGCGCGAGGGCACGTGGCCGATCTGGTTTCCAGCGATGGCGTTTGCACCGTTTATCGGCGACGCATCGGTCACGCTCGCGCGGCGACTCGCCCGCGGAGAAAAATTTTGGCAGGCGCATCGGGAGCACTACTATCAACGGATGGTGCGCTCCGGCATGGGCCACGCGCGAACCGCCCAATGCTGGTATGCCGTGATGCTCGTCGGCATAATGCTTGCTTTGTGGGCGCTGGACCGTTCCATTGCCTTACAGTGGAGCCTCGTTTCCGTATGGGTTGTCATACTCGTGCTGATTGGCGCCGCAATCGATGTCCGCTGGCGTCGTTTTCAAACAACAGTTTCTGAACAACCTGAGGTGTGA